Proteins encoded together in one Macadamia integrifolia cultivar HAES 741 chromosome 8, SCU_Mint_v3, whole genome shotgun sequence window:
- the LOC122085797 gene encoding uncharacterized protein LOC122085797: MESSSRSRISAEEVISKLKDDGDFDRLRLKIIRKLKEDEDLRNNIISMVKQSEALNSQGAENLKPRQLSDAIHEEIGDKVMAQISDGLWTVIRSGDGMKSEITDTVKSVYDKLANPKGKEVDMSSLASDPRSVDKQAAINDPLTASISGRDDTSSDSDPKEPPGFSPPNHEQAKNQCEEPKEHLQLPVHHQEKHAGQKEEPHHMHEELQPDDSDPSVPPGFGPILCHQQTCDGSDEDPDVPPGFG; encoded by the exons ATGGAAAGCAGCAGTCGCAGCAGAATCAGCGCCGAGGAGGTGATTTCAAAGCTCAAGGACGATGGAGACTTCGACAGGCTTCGTCTCAAGATCATCCGCAAGCTCAAAGAAGAT GAAGACTTGCGTAATAATATTATTTCAATGGTTAAGCAGTCAGAAGCACTTAATAGCCAAGGAGCTGAAAATTTGAAACCTAGACAACTTTCTGATGCCATTCATGAAGAGATTGG CGACAAAGTGATGGCCCAAATTTCTGATGGGTTGTGGACTGTGATCAGATCAGGGGATGGCATGAAAAGTGAGATTACAGATACAGTAAAATCTGTGTATGATAAGTTAGCTAACCCAAAAGGGAAGGAAGTGGACATGTCATCCCTTGCCAGTGACCCGAGATCAGTTGACAAACAAGCTGCCATAAACGATCCACTCACAGCATCTATCTCTGGAAGAGATGATACATCATCAGACAGTGATCCAAAAGAACCACCTGGTTTCTCCCCACCCAATCATGAGCAAGCCAAAAACCAATGTGAAGAACCAAAAGAACACCTGCAACTTCCTGTGCATCACCAAGAAAAACATGCAGGACAGAAGGAAGAACCACATCATATGCATGAAGAGTTGCAGCCGGATGATAGTGATCCCAGTGTCCCACCTGGCTTTGGTCCAATATTATGTCACCAGCAAACATGTGATGGTAGTGATGAAGATCCTGATGTGCCTCCTGGTTTTGGTTGA